One part of the Melospiza melodia melodia isolate bMelMel2 chromosome 3, bMelMel2.pri, whole genome shotgun sequence genome encodes these proteins:
- the CCDC88A gene encoding girdin isoform X14, producing MENEIFTPLLEQFMSSPLVTWVKTFGPLAGGNGTNLEEYVALVDGVYLNEVMLQINPKSANQRINKKVNNDASLRIQNLSILVKQVKTYYQETLQQLIMMSLPNVLIIGKNPFSEPGTEEVKKLLLLLLGCAVQCQKKEEFIERIQSLDFDTRAAVAAHIQEVTHNQENVFDLQWMDVIVLTQEYVEPLLKNMALHLKRLIDERDEHSETIIELSEERDCLRFLPHASAAQSPCGSPGMKRTESRQHLSVELADAKAKIRRLRQELEEKTEQLLDCKQELEQMEAELKRLQQENMNLLSDARSARVYRDELDALREKAIRVDKLESEVSRYKERLHDIEFYKARVEELKEDNQVLLETKTMLEDQLEGTRARSDKLHELEKENLQLKAKLHDMEMERDMDRKKIEELMEENMTLEMAQKQSMDESLHLGWELEQINRTTELSEVPQKSLGHEVNELTSSRLLKLEMENQSLLKTVEELQSAVGSVEGSSSRILKMEKENQRLSKKLEELENEISQEKQSLQNSQNQSKDLLKEKAQLEKTLEALRENSERQIKLLEQENEHLNQTVASLRQRSQISAEARMKEIEKENKILHESIKETSSKLNKMEFEKKQVRKELEHYKEKGERAEELESEVHRLEKENELLQKKITNLKITCEKIEALEQENSDLETENRKLKKTLDSLKNLTFQLESLEKENSQLDEENLELRRTIESLKCTSIKVAQLQLENKELESEKEQLKKSLELMKASFKKTERLEVSYQGLDTENQRLQKALENSNKKIQQLESELQDLETENQTLQKNLEELKISSKRLEQLEKENKLLEQETSQLEKDKKQLEKENKRLRQQAEIKDSTLEENNVKISNLERENKSLFKEIVVYKESCLRLKELEKENKELVKRATIDKKTLVTLREDLVNEKLKTQQMNNDLEKLAHELEKIGLNKERLLHDEQSSDDSRYKLLESKLESTLKKSLEIKEEKIAALEARLEESTNLNQQLRQELKTVKKNYEALKQRQEEERMVQNSPPRSGEGNQSVNKWEKENQETTRELLKVKDRLIEVERNNATLQAEKQALKTQLKQLETQNNNLQAQILALQRQTVSLQEQNTTLQTQNAKLQVENSTLNSQSTSLMNQNAQLLIQQSALESENEAVLKEREDLKGLYEALLKDHERLEQLHERQAAEYESLIAKHGSLKAAHKNLEVEHKDLEDRYNQLLKQKVQLEELEKVLKTEQDKMLQQSEKHETVAAEYKKLRDENERLSHTYTQLLRENEVLQTDHKNLKTLLNSSKLEQTRLEAEFSKLKEQYQQLDITSTKLNNQCELLSQLKGNLEEENRHLLDQIQTLMLQNRTLLEQNMESKDLFHVEQRQYIDKLNELRRQKEKLEEKIMDQYKFYEPSPPRRRGNWITLKMRKLIKSKKDGNRERLKSVTLTPTRSESSEGFLQLPHQDSQDSSSVGSNSLEDGQTLGTKKSSTMNDLVQSMVLAGGQWTGSSEHLEGPDDISTGKRRKELGAMAFSTTAINFATVNSSTGFRSKQLLNNKDTTSFEDVSPQGISDDSSTGSRVHASRPASLDSGRTSTSNSNNNASLHEVKAGAVTSQSRPQSHSSGEFSLLQEHEAWSSSSSSPIQYLKGHTRSSPVLQHRTPESHSKPPKTGSPGSEVVTLQQFLEESNKSNSSEMKSASEENLLDEVMRSLSESAELAGREKLRKQPAAGCGIVRSLSVRTTGDFSDGRSLKAEQLVRPSLRKAEDLYFSSSPIKFSSGAQGKPRSVKEKIQATVTQRQSRDCNPYATLPRASSVISTAEGSTRRTSIHDFLSKDSRPPVPVDAAPAPADRSAPPSSNVEAIPESRNSKSRSREQQSS from the exons AGCCAGGTACTGAAGAAGTAAAAAAGCTCCTCCTGCTTTTGCTTGGTTGTGCAGTTCAG TGTCAGAAAAAAGAAGAATTTATTGAAAGAATCCAAAGTCTGGATTTTGATACCAGAGCAGCTGTTGCAGCCCATATTCAGGAG GTAACTCATAATCAGGAAAATGTGTTTGACCTGCAGTGGATGGATGTCATAGTGCTGACACAAGAGTATGTTGAGCCTCTCCTGAAAAATATGGCATTGCATTTAAAAAGGCTTATAGATGAAAGAGATGAGCACTCAGAG ACCATCATTGAGCTGTCGGAGGAGCGGGACTGCCTGCGCTTCCTGCCGCACGCCTCGGCCGCGCAGTCGCCGTGCGGCTCCCCCGGCATGAAGCGCACCGAGAGCCGGCAGCACCTGAGCGTGGAGCTCGCCGACGCCAAGGCCAAGATCAGGAggctcaggcaggagct TGAGGAAAAGACTGAGCAGCTGCTTGACTGTAAACAAGAGCTGGAACAGATGGAAGCTGAACTGAAGAGACTTCAGCAAGAG aACATGAACCTGCTGTCGGACGCGCGCTCTGCCCGCGTGTACCGGGACGAGCTGGACGCGCTGCGCGAGAAGGCGATCCGCGTGGACAAGCTGGAGAGCGAAGTCAGCCGCTACAAGGAGAGGCTCCATGACATTGAGTTCTACAAAGCCAGGGTGGAG GAGTTGAAGGAAGACAATCAAGTGTTGCTAGAAACCAAGACAATGTTGGAAGATCAGTTGGAGGGGACCCGAGCTCGATCAGATAAACTGCACGAGTTAGAAAAGGAGAATTTACAGCTGAAGGCTAAACTGCATGACATGGAGATG GAGCGTGATATGGACAGAAAGAAGATTGAGGAGCTCATGGAGGAAAACATGACCCTAGAAATGGCTCAGAAACAAAGTATGGATGAGTCTTTGCACCTtggctgggagctggagcagaTAAACAGGACTACTGAACTTTCTGAAG TGCCACAGAAATCACTGGGCCATGAGGTGAATGAGCTGACATCCAGCAGGTTGCTGAAGCTGGAAATGGAAAACCAAAGTTTGCTGAAGACTGTGGAAGAGCTGCAAAGTGCAGTGGGCTCTGTGGAAGGCAGCAGCTCAAGGATtctgaaaatggaaaaagaaaaccaaagactTAGCAAGAAG CTTGAAGAGCTGGAGAATGAAATTAGCCAAGAGAAACAAAGTCTTCAGAACAGTCAAAATCAGAGTAAAGATTTGCTGAAGGAAAAAGCCCAGCTTGAAAAGACACTTGAAGCACTTCGAGAGAACTCCGAGCGACAA ATTAAACTCTTAGAACAAGAAAATGAACACTTGAATCAAACCGTGGCTTCTCTAAGGCAGCGCTCACAAATCAGTGCTGAGGCAAGAATGAAAGAAattgagaaggaaaataaaatcctCCATGAGTCTATCAAAGAGACCAGCAGTAAGTTAAATAAAATggaatttgaaaaaaaacaaGTCAGGAAAGAACTGGAACACTACAAAGAGAAAGGGGAGAGGGCAGAAGAATTAGAGAGCGAGGTCCATCgtctggagaaggaaaatgagttATTGCAGAAGAAAATCACCAACCTAAAAATCACTTGTGAGAAGATTGAGGCCTTAGAACAAGAGAACTCTGACCTAGAGACAGAGAACAGAAAGCTGAAAAAAACCTTGGATAGCCTGAAAAACCTCACTTTTCAATTGGAATCCTTAGAAAAGGAGAATTCCCAACTGGATGAAGAAAATTTAGAGTTACGGAGGACAATCGAATCCTTGAAGTGTACGAGCATTAAAGTGGCACAGTTACAGTTAGAAAATAAGGAGCTGGAGAGTGAAAAGGAGCAGCTCAAAAAAAGCCTTGAGCTGATGAAAGCCTCTTTTAAAAAGACTGAACGCTTGGAAGTCAGTTACCAAGGCTTGGACACAGAAAACCAAAGGCTACAGAAAGCCCTGGAAAACAGCAATAAGAAAATTCAGCAATTAGAGAGTGAATTACAAGATTTAGAGACTGAAAATCAAACCTTGCAAAAGAACTTGGAAGAGTTAAAAATCTCCAGTAAGCGCCTGGAGCAGTTGGAAAAGGAGAATAAGTTGTTAGAACAAGAGACTTCTCAACTGGAAAAGGAtaagaaacagctggaaaaggaaaataaaaggcttCGACAGCAAGCAGAAATTAAAGATAGTACCTTGGAAGAAAATAATGTCAAAATCAGTAATCtggaaagggaaaataaatctCTGTTTAAAGAAATAGTTGTGTATAAAGAGTCCTGTCTGCGCCTGAAGGagctggaaaaggaaaacaaggagctGGTGAAAAGAGCTACCATTGATAAGAAAACCCTGGTCACTTTGAGAGAG GACTTGGTGAATGAGAAATTGAAGACTCAACAGATGAACAATGATCTGGAAAAACTGGCCCATGAGCTTGAGAAAATTGGCTTGAACAAGGAGCGTCTCCTGCACGATGAGCagagcagtgatgacag TAGGTACAAGCTTTTGGAGTCTAAATTAGAATCCACGCTCAAGAAGTCTCtggaaataaaagaagaaaaaattgctGCTTTGGAGGCTCGTTTGGAGGAATCAACAAATCTGAACCAGCAGCTGCGTCAGGAGCTGAAAACA GTGAAGAAGAACTACGAAGCTCTGAAGCAGAGACAAGAAGAGGAAAGGATGGTTCAGAATTCTCCTCCAAGAAGTGGAGAAGGAAATCAGTCTGTCAATAAGTGGGAGAAAGAAAATCAGGAGACTACTAGAGAATTACTGAAAGTTAAAGATAGATTAATCGAGGTGGAGAGGAAT AACGCGACGCTGCAGGCGGAGAAGCAGGCGCTGAAAACGCAGCTCAAGCAGCTCGAGACACAGAACAACAACCTGCAGGCCCagatcctggccctgcagagacagactgtgtccctgcaggagcagaacACAACTCTGCAAACTCAGAATGCCAAGCTGCAG GTTGAGAACTCCACGCTGAACTCACAGAGCACGTCGCTGATGAACCAGAACGCGCAGCTGCTGATCCAGCAGTCGGCCCTGGAGAGCGAGAACGAGGCGGTGCTGAAGGAGCGCGAGGACCTGAAGGGGCTCTACGAGGCCCTGCTCAAGGACCACGAGCGCCTGGAGCAGCTGCACGAGCGCCAGGCCGCCGAGTACGAGTCCCTGATCGCCAAGCACGGCAGCCTCAAGGCTGCCCACAAGAACCTGGAGGTGGAGCACAAGGACTTGGAGGATAG GTACAACCAGTTGCTGAAACAGAAAGTGCAGctggaagagctggagaaggttcTCAAGACAGAGCAGgacaaaatgctgcagcaaagtgAGAAGCATGAAACTGTGGCAGCAGAATATAAAAAACTTCGGGATGAAAATGAAAG GCTCTCTCACACATACACTCAGCTCCTGAGGGAGAATGAAGTGCTGCAGACTGACCACAAGAATCTGAAAACATTGTTGAACAGTTCCAAACTGGAGCAAACACGGTTGGAAGCTGAGTTTTCCAAACTCAAAGAACAGTACCAGCAACTGGATATTACATCAACAAAGCTGAATAATCAGTGTGAG CTGCTCAGCCAACTGAAAGGAaacctggaggaggaaaacagacACCTGCTGGATCAAATCCAGACCTTAATGCTGCAGAACAGAACATTACTGGAGCAGAACATGGAAAGCAAGGATCTGTTCCATGTAGAGCAAAGGCAGTACAT TGACAAACTAAATGAATTGAGGCGGCAGAAGGAGAAACTGGAGGAGAAGATAATGGATCAGTATAAATTCTATGAGCCATCTCCACCAAGAAG AAGGGGCAACTGGATCACGCTGAAGATGAGGAAGCTGATCAAGTCCAAGAAGGACGGGAACCGCGAGCGCCTCAAGTCGGTGACGCTGACGCCCACGCGCTCCGAGTCCAGCGAGGGattcctgcagctgccccaccaggacagccaggacagctccTCCGTGGGCTCCAACTCCCTGGAGGATGGGCAGACCCTGGGCACCAAAAAGAGTAGCA CCATGAATGACCTGGTGCAGTCCATGGTCCTGGCAGGAGGACAATGGACAGGTAGTTCTGAGCATCTGGAGGGTCCTGATGATATATCCACGGGTAAAAGGAGGAAGGAATTGGGAGCTATGGCCTTCTCTACTACAGCTATCAACTTTGCCACTGTCAACTCCTCCACAGGCTTCAGATCCAAGCAGTTGCTAAATAATAAAG ATACTACATCCTTTGAAGATGTAAGTCCACAAGGTATTAGTGATGATTCTAGTACAGGATCAAGAGTTCATG CTTCCAGACCAGCCAGCCTTGATAGTGGCAGGACATCCACTAGCAATAGCAATAACAATGCTTCACTCCATGAAGTCAAAG CAGGTGCAGTGACCAGCCAGAGCAGGCCCCAGAGCCACAGCAGTGGGGAGTTCAGCCTGCTCCAGGAGCACGAGGCCtggtccagcagcagcagcagccccatccagtacctgaagggcCACACCAGGTCCAGCCCCGTGCTCCAGCACAGGACACCTGAGAGCCACAGCAAGCCCCCCAAAACGGGCTCCCCTGGCAGTGAAGTGGTCACCCTGCAGCAGTTCCTGGAGGAAAGCAACAAGAGTAACTCCAGTGAG ATGAAGTCTGCAAGTGAGGAGAACCTTTTAGATGAAGTGATGAGGAGCTTGTCCGAGTCTGCggagctggcagggagggagaagctGCGGAAGCAGCCGGCGGCTGGCTGTGGGATCGTGAGATCCCTGAGTGTCAGAACCACGGGGGATTTCTCAGATGGACGATCCCTCAAAGCAGAGCAGCTGGTGAGGcccagcctcaggaaggctgaggATCTCTACTTCAGCAGCTCTCCCATCAAATTCAGCTCCGGCGCCCAGGGGAAGCCCCGCTCCGTGAAGGAAAAGATCCAAGCAACGGTGACCCAGCGACAATCCAGGGACTGCAACCCCTACGCCACCTTACCTCGTGCCAGCAGCGTCATTTCCACGGCAGAAGGCAGCACCCGAAGGACAAGCATCCATGATTTTTTGTCTAAGGACAGTAGGCCGCCCGTGCCCGTggatgcagccccagccccggccgaCAGGAGTGCTCCGCCCAGCTCCA
- the CCDC88A gene encoding girdin isoform X15 gives MENEIFTPLLEQFMSSPLVTWVKTFGPLAGGNGTNLEEYVALVDGVYLNEVMLQINPKSANQRINKKVNNDASLRIQNLSILVKQVKTYYQETLQQLIMMSLPNVLIIGKNPFSEPGTEEVKKLLLLLLGCAVQCQKKEEFIERIQSLDFDTRAAVAAHIQEVTHNQENVFDLQWMDVIVLTQEYVEPLLKNMALHLKRLIDERDEHSETIIELSEERDCLRFLPHASAAQSPCGSPGMKRTESRQHLSVELADAKAKIRRLRQELEEKTEQLLDCKQELEQMEAELKRLQQENMNLLSDARSARVYRDELDALREKAIRVDKLESEVSRYKERLHDIEFYKARVEELKEDNQVLLETKTMLEDQLEGTRARSDKLHELEKENLQLKAKLHDMEMERDMDRKKIEELMEENMTLEMAQKQSMDESLHLGWELEQINRTTELSEVPQKSLGHEVNELTSSRLLKLEMENQSLLKTVEELQSAVGSVEGSSSRILKMEKENQRLSKKLEELENEISQEKQSLQNSQNQSKDLLKEKAQLEKTLEALRENSERQIKLLEQENEHLNQTVASLRQRSQISAEARMKEIEKENKILHESIKETSSKLNKMEFEKKQVRKELEHYKEKGERAEELESEVHRLEKENELLQKKITNLKITCEKIEALEQENSDLETENRKLKKTLDSLKNLTFQLESLEKENSQLDEENLELRRTIESLKCTSIKVAQLQLENKELESEKEQLKKSLELMKASFKKTERLEVSYQGLDTENQRLQKALENSNKKIQQLESELQDLETENQTLQKNLEELKISSKRLEQLEKENKLLEQETSQLEKDKKQLEKENKRLRQQAEIKDSTLEENNVKISNLERENKSLFKEIVVYKESCLRLKELEKENKELVKRATIDKKTLVTLREDLVNEKLKTQQMNNDLEKLAHELEKIGLNKERLLHDEQSSDDSRYKLLESKLESTLKKSLEIKEEKIAALEARLEESTNLNQQLRQELKTVKKNYEALKQRQEEERMVQNSPPRSGEGNQSVNKWEKENQETTRELLKVKDRLIEVERNNATLQAEKQALKTQLKQLETQNNNLQAQILALQRQTVSLQEQNTTLQTQNAKLQVENSTLNSQSTSLMNQNAQLLIQQSALESENEAVLKEREDLKGLYEALLKDHERLEQLHERQAAEYESLIAKHGSLKAAHKNLEVEHKDLEDRYNQLLKQKVQLEELEKVLKTEQDKMLQQSEKHETVAAEYKKLRDENERLSHTYTQLLRENEVLQTDHKNLKTLLNSSKLEQTRLEAEFSKLKEQYQQLDITSTKLNNQCELLSQLKGNLEEENRHLLDQIQTLMLQNRTLLEQNMESKDLFHVEQRQYIDKLNELRRQKEKLEEKIMDQYKFYEPSPPRRRGNWITLKMRKLIKSKKDGNRERLKSVTLTPTRSESSEGFLQLPHQDSQDSSSVGSNSLEDGQTLGTKKSSMGALKRLPFLRNRPKEKDKMKAFYRRSMSMNDLVQSMVLAGGQWTGSSEHLEGPDDISTGKRRKELGAMAFSTTAINFATVNSSTGFRSKQLLNNKDTTSFEDVSPQGISDDSSTGSRVHGAVTSQSRPQSHSSGEFSLLQEHEAWSSSSSSPIQYLKGHTRSSPVLQHRTPESHSKPPKTGSPGSEVVTLQQFLEESNKSNSSEMKSASEENLLDEVMRSLSESAELAGREKLRKQPAAGCGIVRSLSVRTTGDFSDGRSLKAEQLVRPSLRKAEDLYFSSSPIKFSSGAQGKPRSVKEKIQATVTQRQSRDCNPYATLPRASSVISTAEGSTRRTSIHDFLSKDSRPPVPVDAAPAPADRSAPPSSNVEAIPESRNSKSRSREQQSS, from the exons AGCCAGGTACTGAAGAAGTAAAAAAGCTCCTCCTGCTTTTGCTTGGTTGTGCAGTTCAG TGTCAGAAAAAAGAAGAATTTATTGAAAGAATCCAAAGTCTGGATTTTGATACCAGAGCAGCTGTTGCAGCCCATATTCAGGAG GTAACTCATAATCAGGAAAATGTGTTTGACCTGCAGTGGATGGATGTCATAGTGCTGACACAAGAGTATGTTGAGCCTCTCCTGAAAAATATGGCATTGCATTTAAAAAGGCTTATAGATGAAAGAGATGAGCACTCAGAG ACCATCATTGAGCTGTCGGAGGAGCGGGACTGCCTGCGCTTCCTGCCGCACGCCTCGGCCGCGCAGTCGCCGTGCGGCTCCCCCGGCATGAAGCGCACCGAGAGCCGGCAGCACCTGAGCGTGGAGCTCGCCGACGCCAAGGCCAAGATCAGGAggctcaggcaggagct TGAGGAAAAGACTGAGCAGCTGCTTGACTGTAAACAAGAGCTGGAACAGATGGAAGCTGAACTGAAGAGACTTCAGCAAGAG aACATGAACCTGCTGTCGGACGCGCGCTCTGCCCGCGTGTACCGGGACGAGCTGGACGCGCTGCGCGAGAAGGCGATCCGCGTGGACAAGCTGGAGAGCGAAGTCAGCCGCTACAAGGAGAGGCTCCATGACATTGAGTTCTACAAAGCCAGGGTGGAG GAGTTGAAGGAAGACAATCAAGTGTTGCTAGAAACCAAGACAATGTTGGAAGATCAGTTGGAGGGGACCCGAGCTCGATCAGATAAACTGCACGAGTTAGAAAAGGAGAATTTACAGCTGAAGGCTAAACTGCATGACATGGAGATG GAGCGTGATATGGACAGAAAGAAGATTGAGGAGCTCATGGAGGAAAACATGACCCTAGAAATGGCTCAGAAACAAAGTATGGATGAGTCTTTGCACCTtggctgggagctggagcagaTAAACAGGACTACTGAACTTTCTGAAG TGCCACAGAAATCACTGGGCCATGAGGTGAATGAGCTGACATCCAGCAGGTTGCTGAAGCTGGAAATGGAAAACCAAAGTTTGCTGAAGACTGTGGAAGAGCTGCAAAGTGCAGTGGGCTCTGTGGAAGGCAGCAGCTCAAGGATtctgaaaatggaaaaagaaaaccaaagactTAGCAAGAAG CTTGAAGAGCTGGAGAATGAAATTAGCCAAGAGAAACAAAGTCTTCAGAACAGTCAAAATCAGAGTAAAGATTTGCTGAAGGAAAAAGCCCAGCTTGAAAAGACACTTGAAGCACTTCGAGAGAACTCCGAGCGACAA ATTAAACTCTTAGAACAAGAAAATGAACACTTGAATCAAACCGTGGCTTCTCTAAGGCAGCGCTCACAAATCAGTGCTGAGGCAAGAATGAAAGAAattgagaaggaaaataaaatcctCCATGAGTCTATCAAAGAGACCAGCAGTAAGTTAAATAAAATggaatttgaaaaaaaacaaGTCAGGAAAGAACTGGAACACTACAAAGAGAAAGGGGAGAGGGCAGAAGAATTAGAGAGCGAGGTCCATCgtctggagaaggaaaatgagttATTGCAGAAGAAAATCACCAACCTAAAAATCACTTGTGAGAAGATTGAGGCCTTAGAACAAGAGAACTCTGACCTAGAGACAGAGAACAGAAAGCTGAAAAAAACCTTGGATAGCCTGAAAAACCTCACTTTTCAATTGGAATCCTTAGAAAAGGAGAATTCCCAACTGGATGAAGAAAATTTAGAGTTACGGAGGACAATCGAATCCTTGAAGTGTACGAGCATTAAAGTGGCACAGTTACAGTTAGAAAATAAGGAGCTGGAGAGTGAAAAGGAGCAGCTCAAAAAAAGCCTTGAGCTGATGAAAGCCTCTTTTAAAAAGACTGAACGCTTGGAAGTCAGTTACCAAGGCTTGGACACAGAAAACCAAAGGCTACAGAAAGCCCTGGAAAACAGCAATAAGAAAATTCAGCAATTAGAGAGTGAATTACAAGATTTAGAGACTGAAAATCAAACCTTGCAAAAGAACTTGGAAGAGTTAAAAATCTCCAGTAAGCGCCTGGAGCAGTTGGAAAAGGAGAATAAGTTGTTAGAACAAGAGACTTCTCAACTGGAAAAGGAtaagaaacagctggaaaaggaaaataaaaggcttCGACAGCAAGCAGAAATTAAAGATAGTACCTTGGAAGAAAATAATGTCAAAATCAGTAATCtggaaagggaaaataaatctCTGTTTAAAGAAATAGTTGTGTATAAAGAGTCCTGTCTGCGCCTGAAGGagctggaaaaggaaaacaaggagctGGTGAAAAGAGCTACCATTGATAAGAAAACCCTGGTCACTTTGAGAGAG GACTTGGTGAATGAGAAATTGAAGACTCAACAGATGAACAATGATCTGGAAAAACTGGCCCATGAGCTTGAGAAAATTGGCTTGAACAAGGAGCGTCTCCTGCACGATGAGCagagcagtgatgacag TAGGTACAAGCTTTTGGAGTCTAAATTAGAATCCACGCTCAAGAAGTCTCtggaaataaaagaagaaaaaattgctGCTTTGGAGGCTCGTTTGGAGGAATCAACAAATCTGAACCAGCAGCTGCGTCAGGAGCTGAAAACA GTGAAGAAGAACTACGAAGCTCTGAAGCAGAGACAAGAAGAGGAAAGGATGGTTCAGAATTCTCCTCCAAGAAGTGGAGAAGGAAATCAGTCTGTCAATAAGTGGGAGAAAGAAAATCAGGAGACTACTAGAGAATTACTGAAAGTTAAAGATAGATTAATCGAGGTGGAGAGGAAT AACGCGACGCTGCAGGCGGAGAAGCAGGCGCTGAAAACGCAGCTCAAGCAGCTCGAGACACAGAACAACAACCTGCAGGCCCagatcctggccctgcagagacagactgtgtccctgcaggagcagaacACAACTCTGCAAACTCAGAATGCCAAGCTGCAG GTTGAGAACTCCACGCTGAACTCACAGAGCACGTCGCTGATGAACCAGAACGCGCAGCTGCTGATCCAGCAGTCGGCCCTGGAGAGCGAGAACGAGGCGGTGCTGAAGGAGCGCGAGGACCTGAAGGGGCTCTACGAGGCCCTGCTCAAGGACCACGAGCGCCTGGAGCAGCTGCACGAGCGCCAGGCCGCCGAGTACGAGTCCCTGATCGCCAAGCACGGCAGCCTCAAGGCTGCCCACAAGAACCTGGAGGTGGAGCACAAGGACTTGGAGGATAG GTACAACCAGTTGCTGAAACAGAAAGTGCAGctggaagagctggagaaggttcTCAAGACAGAGCAGgacaaaatgctgcagcaaagtgAGAAGCATGAAACTGTGGCAGCAGAATATAAAAAACTTCGGGATGAAAATGAAAG GCTCTCTCACACATACACTCAGCTCCTGAGGGAGAATGAAGTGCTGCAGACTGACCACAAGAATCTGAAAACATTGTTGAACAGTTCCAAACTGGAGCAAACACGGTTGGAAGCTGAGTTTTCCAAACTCAAAGAACAGTACCAGCAACTGGATATTACATCAACAAAGCTGAATAATCAGTGTGAG CTGCTCAGCCAACTGAAAGGAaacctggaggaggaaaacagacACCTGCTGGATCAAATCCAGACCTTAATGCTGCAGAACAGAACATTACTGGAGCAGAACATGGAAAGCAAGGATCTGTTCCATGTAGAGCAAAGGCAGTACAT TGACAAACTAAATGAATTGAGGCGGCAGAAGGAGAAACTGGAGGAGAAGATAATGGATCAGTATAAATTCTATGAGCCATCTCCACCAAGAAG AAGGGGCAACTGGATCACGCTGAAGATGAGGAAGCTGATCAAGTCCAAGAAGGACGGGAACCGCGAGCGCCTCAAGTCGGTGACGCTGACGCCCACGCGCTCCGAGTCCAGCGAGGGattcctgcagctgccccaccaggacagccaggacagctccTCCGTGGGCTCCAACTCCCTGGAGGATGGGCAGACCCTGGGCACCAAAAAGAGTAGCA TGGGTGCACTGAAAAGACTGCCCTTTTTGAGGAACAGACCGAAGGAAAAAGACAAAATGAAGGCCTTCTACCGTCGCTCCATGT CCATGAATGACCTGGTGCAGTCCATGGTCCTGGCAGGAGGACAATGGACAGGTAGTTCTGAGCATCTGGAGGGTCCTGATGATATATCCACGGGTAAAAGGAGGAAGGAATTGGGAGCTATGGCCTTCTCTACTACAGCTATCAACTTTGCCACTGTCAACTCCTCCACAGGCTTCAGATCCAAGCAGTTGCTAAATAATAAAG ATACTACATCCTTTGAAGATGTAAGTCCACAAGGTATTAGTGATGATTCTAGTACAGGATCAAGAGTTCATG GTGCAGTGACCAGCCAGAGCAGGCCCCAGAGCCACAGCAGTGGGGAGTTCAGCCTGCTCCAGGAGCACGAGGCCtggtccagcagcagcagcagccccatccagtacctgaagggcCACACCAGGTCCAGCCCCGTGCTCCAGCACAGGACACCTGAGAGCCACAGCAAGCCCCCCAAAACGGGCTCCCCTGGCAGTGAAGTGGTCACCCTGCAGCAGTTCCTGGAGGAAAGCAACAAGAGTAACTCCAGTGAG ATGAAGTCTGCAAGTGAGGAGAACCTTTTAGATGAAGTGATGAGGAGCTTGTCCGAGTCTGCggagctggcagggagggagaagctGCGGAAGCAGCCGGCGGCTGGCTGTGGGATCGTGAGATCCCTGAGTGTCAGAACCACGGGGGATTTCTCAGATGGACGATCCCTCAAAGCAGAGCAGCTGGTGAGGcccagcctcaggaaggctgaggATCTCTACTTCAGCAGCTCTCCCATCAAATTCAGCTCCGGCGCCCAGGGGAAGCCCCGCTCCGTGAAGGAAAAGATCCAAGCAACGGTGACCCAGCGACAATCCAGGGACTGCAACCCCTACGCCACCTTACCTCGTGCCAGCAGCGTCATTTCCACGGCAGAAGGCAGCACCCGAAGGACAAGCATCCATGATTTTTTGTCTAAGGACAGTAGGCCGCCCGTGCCCGTggatgcagccccagccccggccgaCAGGAGTGCTCCGCCCAGCTCCA